In the genome of Candidatus Binatia bacterium, the window GAGGATCGCGAGCCGCTCGTTGCGCTCGACGCGGATCCCCGCCTGCTCCGCGGCCTCGGACGTGCGCGTCATCGTCGTCACGGCAGCTCGAGGGTCGCGGTGCCGATCACGCAGCGGTCGCCCTCGGCGGTCTCCATCCAGACGTCGCACTCGACGGTGCGGCGCTCCTCGTCCTTCTCGGTCACCGTGCCCATCAGGCGCACCGTGCTGCCCGCGAGCGCGAGACCGCGGAAGGTCGTGCCGAGCCGGCGCAGCTTGCCGCCCGGCGCCCAGGTGAGGAGCTCGCGCGCGAGCAGCGCGAGCGACATGTTGCCGGGCGTGATCTGTCCCGGCAGGCCCTCGCGCTTCGCGCCCTCGTCGTCGGTGAAGCGCGGGAACGCCATGCCGATCTCGGTCGCGTGCGCCTTCACGTAGTCGCGTCCGAGCTCGAGCGTGATCTCGGGGAGCTCGTCGCCGGGCTCGACCGTGTCGAAGGTCACGCCGCCGCGCGCCGCTTCGCTCGCACCGCTCATCGTGCCGCCTCCTTGTCGCTGCTTCCGCGCTGCATCAAGCGCGAGTCGACGTTCGCCACCATCTCGCCGTTCTGGTTCACCAGGTGCTGGCGGAAGACCACGAACCACATCGACCCCGAGCGGCCGGTCTTCTCGTAGAGCTCGGTGATCGTCGAGGTCGCGGTGATGACGTCGCCCGGGCGGATCGGCACGCCGAACTCGATGTCCTTGCCGGCGTCGAAGCCGCCGAGCTTGTTCATCTCGCGCGCGACCTCGGGCGGCATGTGCTGGCCGCCGCGCAGCTTGACGACGAAGGTCGGGAAGGCGACGAGCCCGCCGTACGGGCCGCGCTTGGCCGCCTCTTCGTCGAGGTAGATCGGGTCGGTCACGCCGAGCGACTTCGCGTAGGAGATGAGCTCCTCCGCGGTGATCGGCGGGTAGGTCAGGCGGTCGTACTCACGTCCGATGACGGACCGGTCGATGTCGGCGAAGGCCATGCGGCTGTGCTCCGGTTCGTTTGCTCGCGGCTGGGTCGGTGTGTCGCGCTCCTTTAGCGACCGCCGCCTCCGAGCGCACGGCTGACCGCGTCGGGCATCTTGAACGCCGTCCAGCCGCGGTCGCAGTTCAGCACCGCCCCGGTCAGCGAGCGCGACAGGTCGCTCGCGAGGAACACCACCAGGTCGGCGATCTCCTCCGGGGTCTGGAGCCCGGTCGCGTGCCCCGCCGCGAAGCCCTCGCGCAGCTCGTCGGTGCCGAAGATGATCGCGTTCATCGGCGTGTCGACGTAGCCCGGGCTGATCGCGTTGACCCGGATGCCGAGCTTGCCGCAGCCGACCGCCATCGAACGCGTGAGACCCGCGACGCCCGCCTTCGAGGCGGCGTAAGCGTCGGTCACGCCGACCGGCAGGTGCGCCATCGACGACGCGGTATTGATGATCGAGCCGCCGCCCGCGGCGGCGATGTGCGGGATCGCGTACTTGCTGCACAGGAACACGCTGGTCAGGT includes:
- a CDS encoding MaoC family dehydratase N-terminal domain-containing protein, whose translation is MAFADIDRSVIGREYDRLTYPPITAEELISYAKSLGVTDPIYLDEEAAKRGPYGGLVAFPTFVVKLRGGQHMPPEVAREMNKLGGFDAGKDIEFGVPIRPGDVITATSTITELYEKTGRSGSMWFVVFRQHLVNQNGEMVANVDSRLMQRGSSDKEAAR
- a CDS encoding SDR family oxidoreductase, whose amino-acid sequence is MAGGLLDGKVAIVTGGGSGLGRAGALALARAGARVAVTDVTLASAETVADEIATAGGEAVAIACDAGSSPSVQAMIARVVERFGRIDVLYNNAGIAPIGEDDFTASIADEVWERVLRVNLTSVFLCSKYAIPHIAAAGGGSIINTASSMAHLPVGVTDAYAASKAGVAGLTRSMAVGCGKLGIRVNAISPGYVDTPMNAIIFGTDELREGFAAGHATGLQTPEEIADLVVFLASDLSRSLTGAVLNCDRGWTAFKMPDAVSRALGGGGR